In Halanaeroarchaeum sp. HSR-CO, one DNA window encodes the following:
- a CDS encoding tripartite tricarboxylate transporter permease translates to MEVIGVRILADPESAALALAFVGGGIALGTVSGLTPGLHVNTVAVIMASLAPTIPAPPHLLGASMLSAGVTHSFLDVVPTLAIGVPDAAMAVSALPGHRLVMGGRGREALRISAVGSASAIATAAVLGIPVTYVMRSVVTTLDSWIPAAIGAIALFLVVTEHGYRATVGGALSLGASGLLGIAFLDVTTGGLVPGGDTLLPLLSGLFGIPILVHAYGGAGVPPQGGPTVAASSEETLGWGMVGALSGSLVAYLPGVSAAVAAAMAFSVLPTTSGDRAFVATVSGVNTSNTIFALFALVALGTPRTGVLVAIERAELPVNLPLVLASIVIAAAVSFVLVPVLGDRYLSLVGSVDPRRLSVAVALLLAVLVGLFTGVPGIGILGIASAVGLFPVHFGARRVHLMGVLLVPIALRGIVG, encoded by the coding sequence ATGGAGGTCATCGGCGTCAGAATCCTCGCCGATCCCGAATCGGCAGCGCTCGCGCTCGCGTTCGTCGGCGGCGGTATCGCCCTGGGGACGGTGAGCGGGTTGACGCCCGGGCTTCACGTCAACACCGTCGCCGTCATCATGGCGTCTCTGGCCCCCACCATCCCCGCACCGCCACATCTCCTCGGCGCGAGCATGCTCTCCGCGGGCGTGACCCACTCGTTCCTCGACGTCGTCCCGACCCTGGCGATCGGTGTCCCGGATGCAGCCATGGCAGTCAGCGCGCTCCCTGGACACCGACTCGTGATGGGCGGTCGCGGTCGGGAGGCACTCCGCATCTCGGCCGTGGGAAGTGCCAGTGCCATCGCGACAGCGGCGGTGCTCGGAATACCGGTGACCTACGTGATGCGCTCGGTCGTCACGACCCTGGATAGCTGGATCCCCGCCGCCATCGGCGCCATCGCACTGTTCCTCGTCGTCACCGAACACGGATATCGGGCGACGGTCGGTGGGGCCCTCTCACTCGGCGCGAGCGGACTGCTCGGAATCGCGTTTCTCGACGTGACGACCGGCGGCCTCGTTCCGGGCGGCGACACGCTGTTACCGTTGCTGTCGGGACTGTTCGGTATCCCGATCCTCGTCCACGCGTACGGTGGTGCCGGTGTGCCGCCACAGGGCGGCCCGACGGTGGCCGCGTCCTCCGAGGAGACGCTTGGCTGGGGGATGGTCGGTGCCCTCTCGGGGTCGCTGGTCGCCTATCTACCGGGCGTCTCCGCCGCGGTCGCGGCGGCCATGGCCTTCTCCGTCCTGCCGACGACGTCCGGTGACAGGGCGTTCGTCGCGACGGTGAGCGGTGTGAACACCTCGAATACGATATTCGCCCTGTTCGCCCTCGTCGCCCTTGGAACGCCGAGAACCGGCGTGCTGGTCGCGATCGAGCGCGCAGAACTCCCGGTGAACCTGCCCCTGGTCCTCGCGTCTATCGTCATCGCGGCCGCGGTCTCGTTCGTCCTGGTCCCCGTCCTGGGAGACCGGTATCTCTCTCTGGTCGGATCGGTCGATCCGCGGCGGCTATCGGTCGCCGTCGCACTCCTGCTCGCCGTCCTCGTCGGGTTGTTCACCGGAGTCCCGGGCATCGGGATACTTGGGATCGCGAGTGCCGTCGGCCTGTTCCCCGTACATTTCGGGGCCAGACGAGTCCACCTGATGGGGGTGTTGCTCGTTCCGATCGCGCTGCGGGGAATCGTCGGGTAA